A window of Rhodothermales bacterium contains these coding sequences:
- a CDS encoding GMC family oxidoreductase: MPQLLSADIVILGSGPGGSALAYALKDSGANVLVVERGGYLPAEPANWDARAVFGEGRYKTTERWFDTVRRRPYRPGNHYWVGGQTKLYGANLQRFRVEDFAGMRHVDGVTPAWPIGYAEMEMYYGQAEALFGVRGEAGIDPTEPPRSTPYPFPAIPHEPAVAELVEALRSQGLHPHPLEMAIDWGEGGCNRDTPCTGCDGFPCYAGGKGDAERQCLRPALASPQVRLLTDTLVRRIKTADGGRRIVAVEALHRGDLVTITGSTFVLACGAVNSPAVLLRSQDAAWPEGVGNRYDQVGRRYMIQNQSALMCVRPLRRTRLTMQKTVGLHDFLFAARGFPYPAGAIQTLGKLTGRMIQSDKPFLPAALLDYLAARSIDWWMTTEELPDSENRVLLGDGGRIEVTWRPNNEAAHRVLLARVKQAMRRAGYPFIFHKRFGIEANAHQCGTLRMGAEPADSVCDPTGRVHGVDNLFVSDASLFPTSTAMAPTLTIAALSLRLGARLAGRM; encoded by the coding sequence ATGCCCCAGCTGCTCTCCGCCGACATCGTGATTCTGGGCTCGGGGCCAGGGGGCAGCGCGCTGGCCTATGCCCTGAAGGATAGCGGCGCCAATGTGCTCGTCGTCGAACGCGGCGGCTACCTGCCGGCCGAGCCGGCGAACTGGGACGCCAGGGCCGTCTTCGGCGAAGGGCGCTACAAAACCACCGAGCGCTGGTTCGACACCGTGCGCCGCCGGCCGTATCGCCCGGGCAACCACTACTGGGTGGGTGGGCAGACGAAACTCTACGGCGCCAACCTGCAGCGCTTTCGGGTGGAGGACTTTGCGGGGATGCGGCATGTGGACGGCGTCACGCCGGCGTGGCCCATCGGGTACGCCGAGATGGAGATGTATTACGGACAGGCCGAGGCGCTGTTTGGTGTCCGCGGCGAAGCCGGCATCGACCCGACCGAGCCGCCCCGCTCCACCCCGTATCCCTTTCCGGCTATCCCACACGAGCCGGCGGTCGCCGAACTTGTCGAGGCGCTCCGGTCGCAGGGCCTCCATCCCCATCCCCTCGAAATGGCCATCGACTGGGGCGAGGGGGGATGCAACCGGGACACGCCCTGCACGGGCTGCGACGGGTTTCCCTGTTACGCGGGCGGTAAAGGGGACGCCGAGCGCCAGTGCCTCCGGCCGGCGCTGGCCTCGCCGCAGGTGCGCCTGCTCACCGATACGCTCGTCCGCCGGATAAAAACGGCGGACGGGGGCCGGCGGATCGTCGCGGTAGAAGCCCTGCACCGGGGCGACCTGGTGACGATCACCGGGTCCACCTTCGTGCTGGCCTGCGGGGCCGTGAACTCCCCGGCGGTGCTGCTTCGCTCGCAGGACGCCGCGTGGCCCGAGGGCGTGGGTAACCGCTACGATCAGGTGGGCCGACGGTACATGATCCAGAACCAGAGCGCCCTGATGTGCGTGCGGCCGTTGCGGCGGACGCGGCTGACGATGCAGAAGACCGTCGGCCTCCACGATTTCCTGTTCGCCGCTCGCGGCTTCCCATATCCCGCCGGCGCCATCCAGACGCTGGGGAAGCTGACCGGGCGGATGATCCAGTCGGACAAGCCCTTTCTGCCGGCCGCGCTCCTCGACTACCTCGCGGCCCGGAGCATCGATTGGTGGATGACTACCGAGGAGTTGCCCGACTCCGAGAACCGCGTCCTCCTCGGCGACGGTGGGCGGATCGAGGTAACGTGGCGACCGAACAACGAGGCCGCGCACCGGGTGCTGCTCGCCCGGGTGAAGCAGGCCATGCGGCGGGCCGGCTACCCGTTTATCTTCCACAAACGGTTCGGAATCGAAGCCAACGCGCACCAGTGCGGGACGCTGCGGATGGGCGCCGAGCCGGCGGACTCCGTCTGCGACCCGACCGGGCGGGTGCACGGCGTCGACAACCTGTTCGTGTCCGACGCCAGCCTGTTCCCCACCTCCACCGCCATGGCTCCGACGCTGACGATCGCGGCGCTGAGTTTGCGGTTGGGCGCGCGGTTGGCCGGGCGGATGTAG